One Sulfolobales archaeon genomic window, CGCCTTCGGCGCTAAGATCACTAGGTATCCTGAGGAGTTCCTCGTTCCACTAGCATCGATACAGCTAGGCTCGCCTGTCAAGTGGTACTCGACTAGGTGGGAGGATCTTGTTAGCCTTAATAGGGGTAGGGATCTATATGCTGAGGTTGAGGCTGCCTTTGATAAAGATGGGAGGATCCTTGGGCTGAGGGCTAGGATCATCGGTGATCTGGGTGCATATCCATGGGGAACAGAGCTACCAGTTATATGTGCGAGGATGCTTACAGGGCCTTATAAGATTGAGAATGCCTCGATAACCGCGTTAGGTGTGTATACGAATAAAGTACCCTTGATGGCCTATAGAGGTGCTGGAAGGCCTGAAGCAACCTACTTCATAGAGAGGATCATGAGTATAGCTGCGGACGAACTCGGGATCGATGACGTCGAGATCAGACTTAGAAACCTAGTCAAGGCTAGCGAGATGCCATATAAGAACTGTGCAGGGCTTACATACGACTCAGGTGATTACCCAGGCACGCTGCAGAGGGGCTTAGAGAAGCTCGGATATAGAGATCTATTGAGATGGGCTAGTGAGGAGAGTAAGAAGGGGAGATTAATAGGTGTAGGCCTCTCATTCTATGTAGAGATAACCTCGGGAGGCCCATTCGAGAGCGCTATAGTCAGGATTGAAAGCGACGGAAAGGTAACCATAATAAGCGGAGCATCACCACATGGGCAAGGAGATGCAACAGGCTTTGCCCAGCTTGCAGCCGATATATTAGGGGTCAATATCGAGGATATCAAGGTGCTCTGGGGAGACACGGATCTAATAGCTAGGGGGCTCTTAACCGCTGGAAGCAGAACCATGACCGTTGGCGGTGGAGCTGTGATCCAGGCTAGCTTAAAGGTTCTCGAAAAGGCTAAGAAGATCGCTGCCCACATTTTAGAGGCAAGAGAAGAGGATATAGTATTTGAGAACGGCAGATTCTACGTGAGAGGCACCCCGGATAAGGCTGTTACTCTGAAAGATGTTGCGGCAAGAGCCTATTTCTCACCACCCCCGGGTATCGAGCCCGGCCTCGAAGCGATAAGCTATTACAATCCGGGTGGGCCTGTCTACCCATTTGGAGTCCATATATCTGTTGTTGAGATCGATAGAGATACGGGTAGGGTCAAGGTACTTCTGCATAGATCATATGACGATGTTGGCAGAGCCATAAACCCAATGCTAATTGAGGGACAGCTAATGGGAGGCATAGCCCAGGCGGTAGGCCAGGCTCTCTATGAGGAGCTCCTCTACGACG contains:
- the cutA gene encoding glyceraldehyde dehydrogenase subunit alpha, with protein sequence MTQSEIFLGRYVGKRVKRIEDPRLITGRGQYVDDIRLPGALYAYFLRSPYPHAIIRSIDVSDALKLSGVVAIYTYRDIEKYVEPIIYDEAKSEPMTLLASGKVRYVGEPIAMIIARDKYVARDAADLISVDYEPLTALTDPYKAMESDIRIHEPAERNIAFERGFKCGDPDSAFAKAHLVISERLYNQGVAPAPMEPRGVAAYFDGYNLTVWSSTQTPFDLKEELYSRLKLKVPRIRVIQPDVGGAFGAKITRYPEEFLVPLASIQLGSPVKWYSTRWEDLVSLNRGRDLYAEVEAAFDKDGRILGLRARIIGDLGAYPWGTELPVICARMLTGPYKIENASITALGVYTNKVPLMAYRGAGRPEATYFIERIMSIAADELGIDDVEIRLRNLVKASEMPYKNCAGLTYDSGDYPGTLQRGLEKLGYRDLLRWASEESKKGRLIGVGLSFYVEITSGGPFESAIVRIESDGKVTIISGASPHGQGDATGFAQLAADILGVNIEDIKVLWGDTDLIARGLLTAGSRTMTVGGGAVIQASLKVLEKAKKIAAHILEAREEDIVFENGRFYVRGTPDKAVTLKDVAARAYFSPPPGIEPGLEAISYYNPGGPVYPFGVHISVVEIDRDTGRVKVLLHRSYDDVGRAINPMLIEGQLMGGIAQAVGQALYEELLYDDQGFPRNPNLADYLVPTAVEMPIFEINFQETPTKHPHGTRGVGEIGTIAAPPAIIRAIEDALKRAGIRVRITRMPVKPEQIYRLLSSTEKGRG